One segment of Cynocephalus volans isolate mCynVol1 chromosome 8, mCynVol1.pri, whole genome shotgun sequence DNA contains the following:
- the LOC134384941 gene encoding cytochrome b-c1 complex subunit 7-like, whose amino-acid sequence MRDDTIHEDEDVKEAIRRLPENVYNDRVFRIKTALDLTMRQQILPKEQWTKYEEDKFYLEPYLKEVIRERKEREEWAKK is encoded by the coding sequence ATGAGAGATGATACAATACACGAGGATGAAGATGTAAAAGAAGCCATAAGAAGGCTTCCTGAGAACGTTTATAATGACAGGGTGTTTCGCATTAAGACAGCACTGGACCTCACCATGAGACAACAGATCTTGCCTAAGGAGCAGTGGACAAAATATGAGGAGGATAAGTTCTACCTTGAGCCATATCTGAAAGAGGTTATtcgggaaagaaaagagagagaagaatgggCAAAGAAGTAA